In a genomic window of Tachysurus vachellii isolate PV-2020 chromosome 13, HZAU_Pvac_v1, whole genome shotgun sequence:
- the map7d3 gene encoding ensconsin isoform X11, translated as MAEGTTSLKGLRAQMAAAAQAQAEERRSLAVTSPAPVTDSATKSHTKPVIDGAALRIDDKLRVAKERREEQEKQQAARGSQILERERKAKLQVEKQMEEKHRKLEEQRRKEEQRRAAVEEKRKQKQEEEKEHYAAVMRRTMERSHRVEQRQKRWSWSGLSDSDNRNGESDSGPNSSPVTIVISPASPVSKPTRSATPQDKRSSSTTNLKQSADSAISKRLSSSSATLPSTPDKNPVLKKRSSSLSRVGNRAPPTGKPEKLAPSESVSSTPLPSTRGPLRSRSIDRQKNTPSTTSASSESISNTAQKAEKDKSFTSPAAKRPPSPTTVPSRHRSPSPSPVSGPRRAPSPGAAKQSPRYRPPSPSGVKQRPPSPQPTSKPPPIQKPALTPTGPPILRKRESKPKDASPMTAQTSQLQDTSTTSPASSTKPKDDPSLKTTASTNSAAEAAKILAENRRLVREQKEKDEQLRLQREEEEKVRKEEEKRLAEEERVRRLEEEKVQAEEKKKEEEENARKAEEERKRLELEEQQKRAELQKEREEAEAKALEEAEKQRQERERIMQQNQQERMERKKRIEEIMKRTRKMDQNDDKGNDEGGILDENGDGDDDQLNCEKEDQSVPSMQNMVIDQSVVQEKGMTLEEGHLESEPLNNMKEHCIVNDKVNNNDLSAAQPTAVSNSHPQTHLMEGSEFVNEDCKNGVNGKEGSWSFEEFIDLGVHTKVRPDSCNQGLIDCGVGPDGPRVAFDDKSAPGNTLRPVQPIEALSEI; from the exons CTGCAGCTGCGCAGGCACAGGCCGAAGAGCGGCGGAGCCTGGCCGTGACCAGCCCAGCACCAGTTACAGACAGTGCTACAAAGAGCCATACCAAACCAG TCATTGACGGCGCAGCACTTAGAATCGATGACAAACTCCGAGTAGccaaagaaaggagagaagaacaagaaaagcaGCAAG CGGCACGTGGGTCTCAGATTCTAGAGCGGGAACGTAAGGCCAAGCTTCAGGTTGAGAAGCAGATGGAGGAGAAACATAGAAAGCTAGAGGAGCAACGCAGGAAAGAGGAGCAGAGAAGAGCTGCTGTGGAGGAAAAGAGGAAACagaagcaggaggaggagaag GAGCACTATGCGGCAGTGATGCGGCGCACTATGGAGCGCAGTCACAGAGTGGAGCAGAGGCAGAAGAGATGGTCATGGAGTGGTCTGTCTGACTCTGACAACAGAAATG GTGAGAGCGACAGTGGCCCCAACTCCTCCCCAGTCACTATAGTAATCTCCCCAGCCTCTCCGGTCTCCAAGCCTACCAGAAGCGCCACACCACAAG ACAAGCGTTCTTCCTCTACTACAAACCTCAAACAGTCTGCCGACTCCGCTATCAGCAAGCGCCTCTCCTCTTCATCCGCCACCCTCCCCAGCACTCCTGACAAAA ATCCTGTCCTGAAGAAACGGAGCTCCTCCCTTTCCCGTGTAGGGAATAGAGCTCCACCCACTGGCAAACCAGAGAAACTCGCACCCAGTGAATCAG TGTCCTCCACACCGCTGCCTTCCACCCGTGGCCCCCTGCGAAGTCGCAGCATTGATCGCCAAAAGAACACCCCTAGCACTACCTCTGCTTCTTCTGAATCCATCTCGAACACGGCTCAG AAAGCTGAAAAGGACAAGTCCTTCACTTCACCTGCAGCAAAACGTCCTCCTTCCCCTACCACTGTTCCTAGCCGCCATCGCTCTCCCTCACCAAGCCCTGTCAGTGGTCCCAGGAGAGCACCATCACCTGGAGCAGCCAA GCAAAGCCCTCGTTATCGTCCACCTTCCCCTAGTGGAGTGAAGCAGAGGCCTCCATCCCCTCAGCCCACTTCCAAACCTCCCCCTATCCAGAAACCTGCCCTCACTCCAACTGGCCCTCCTATCCTGAGGAAGAGAGAGTCCAAGCCCAAAGACGCATCTCCAATGACTGCTCAAACATCGCAACTTCAAGATACGAGCACTACCAGCCCAGCATCCAGCACCAAACCCAAAGATG ATCCTAGTCTGAAAACCACAGCCAGCACTAACTCTGCTGCCGAAGCTGCTAAGATCCTGGCAGAGAACCGGCGGCTGGTTCGTGAGCAGAAGGAGAAAGATGAACAGCTCAGattacagagagaggaagaggagaa GGTGagaaaagaggaggaaaagCGTCTGGCtgaggaggagagagtgaggcgtctggaggaggagaaggttcaagcagaggagaaaaagaaggaagaggaggagaacgCTCGTAAagcagaagaggagagaaagagactggaGCTGGAGGAGCAACAGAAACGAGCCGAGTTACAGAAAGAG CGAGAGGAGGCAGAAGCAAAGGCTCTGGAGGAGGCAGAGAAGCAACGACAGGAGAGAGAGCGCATCATGCAGCAAAACCAGCAAGAGCGCATGGAGAGGAAGAAG AGAATTGAGGAAATTATGAAGAGAACCAGAAAAATGGACCAAAATGATGATaag GGTAACGATGAGGGAGGCATTCTAGACGAGAACGGTGACGGTGACGATGACCAGCTAAACTGTGAAAAGG AGGACCAATCTGTGCCTTCCATGCAAAACATGGTCATTGACCAGTCTGTTGTCCAGGAGAAAGGCATGACTTTAGAAGAAGGTCATCTGGAATCAGAGCCACTTAACAACATGAAAGAACACTGCATAGTGAATGACAAAGTAAACAACAACGATCTCAGTGCAGCACAGCCCACAGCCGTCAG TAATTCTCACCCACAGACACATCTGATGGAGGGCTCAGAGTTTGTGAACGAGGACTGTAAGAATGGGGTGAATGGGAAAGAAGGCTCCTGGAGCTTTGAAGAGTTCATTGATCTGGGAGTTCACACTAAAGTCCGGCCCGATTCCTGTAATCAGGGTCTAATAGATTGTGGTGTGGGACCTGATGGGCCCAGAGTGGCCTTCGATGACAAGTCGGCCCCTGGGAACACCCTCCGTCCTGTTCAACCCATTGAAGCCCTTTCTG AGATTTGA
- the map7d3 gene encoding ensconsin isoform X4, whose protein sequence is MAEGTTSLKGLRAQMAAAAQAQAEERRSLAVTSPAPVTDSATKSHTKPVIDGAALRIDDKLRVAKERREEQEKQQAARGSQILERERKAKLQVEKQMEEKHRKLEEQRRKEEQRRAAVEEKRKQKQEEEKEHYAAVMRRTMERSHRVEQRQKRWSWSGLSDSDNRNDKRSSSTTNLKQSADSAISKRLSSSSATLPSTPDKSAKRRSSSLNRLPSNVPRVSKEAHKQPQVEKTDPVLKKRSSSLSRVGNRAPPTGKPEKLAPSESAQRPLAYMDSSVLSRLLTPTQASLARSKSAAALSANGTDETESHLCPRSVSSTPLPSTRGPLRSRSIDRQKNTPSTTSASSESISNTAQKAEKDKSFTSPAAKRPPSPTTVPSRHRSPSPSPVSGPRRAPSPGAAKQSPRYRPPSPSGVKQRPPSPQPTSKPPPIQKPALTPTGPPILRKRESKPKDASPMTAQTSQLQDTSTTSPASSTKPKDDPSLKTTASTNSAAEAAKILAENRRLVREQKEKDEQLRLQREEEEKVRKEEEKRLAEEERVRRLEEEKVQAEEKKKEEEENARKAEEERKRLELEEQQKRAELQKEREEAEAKALEEAEKQRQERERIMQQNQQERMERKKRIEEIMKRTRKMDQNDDKGNDEGGILDENGDGDDDQLNCEKEDQSVPSMQNMVIDQSVVQEKGMTLEEGHLESEPLNNMKEHCIVNDKVNNNDLSAAQPTAVSNSHPQTHLMEGSEFVNEDCKNGVNGKEGSWSFEEFIDLGVHTKVRPDSCNQGLIDCGVGPDGPRVAFDDKSAPGNTLRPVQPIEALSEI, encoded by the exons CTGCAGCTGCGCAGGCACAGGCCGAAGAGCGGCGGAGCCTGGCCGTGACCAGCCCAGCACCAGTTACAGACAGTGCTACAAAGAGCCATACCAAACCAG TCATTGACGGCGCAGCACTTAGAATCGATGACAAACTCCGAGTAGccaaagaaaggagagaagaacaagaaaagcaGCAAG CGGCACGTGGGTCTCAGATTCTAGAGCGGGAACGTAAGGCCAAGCTTCAGGTTGAGAAGCAGATGGAGGAGAAACATAGAAAGCTAGAGGAGCAACGCAGGAAAGAGGAGCAGAGAAGAGCTGCTGTGGAGGAAAAGAGGAAACagaagcaggaggaggagaag GAGCACTATGCGGCAGTGATGCGGCGCACTATGGAGCGCAGTCACAGAGTGGAGCAGAGGCAGAAGAGATGGTCATGGAGTGGTCTGTCTGACTCTGACAACAGAAATG ACAAGCGTTCTTCCTCTACTACAAACCTCAAACAGTCTGCCGACTCCGCTATCAGCAAGCGCCTCTCCTCTTCATCCGCCACCCTCCCCAGCACTCCTGACAAAA GTGCAAAGCGGAGGAGTTCATCTTTGAACCGGTTGCCTAGCAATGTCCCTCGGGTTTCTAAGGAAGCGCATAAACAGCCTCAGGTGGAAAAGACAG ATCCTGTCCTGAAGAAACGGAGCTCCTCCCTTTCCCGTGTAGGGAATAGAGCTCCACCCACTGGCAAACCAGAGAAACTCGCACCCAGTGAATCAG cCCAGCGCCCGTTGGCCTACATGGACAGCAGTGTCCTCAGTCGTCTCCTCACCCCTACCCAGGCCTCTCTAGCTAGGAGCAAGAGTGCAGCAGCCCTTTCAGCGAATGGAACGGATGAGACAG AGTCTCACCTGTGTCCTCGATCAGTGTCCTCCACACCGCTGCCTTCCACCCGTGGCCCCCTGCGAAGTCGCAGCATTGATCGCCAAAAGAACACCCCTAGCACTACCTCTGCTTCTTCTGAATCCATCTCGAACACGGCTCAG AAAGCTGAAAAGGACAAGTCCTTCACTTCACCTGCAGCAAAACGTCCTCCTTCCCCTACCACTGTTCCTAGCCGCCATCGCTCTCCCTCACCAAGCCCTGTCAGTGGTCCCAGGAGAGCACCATCACCTGGAGCAGCCAA GCAAAGCCCTCGTTATCGTCCACCTTCCCCTAGTGGAGTGAAGCAGAGGCCTCCATCCCCTCAGCCCACTTCCAAACCTCCCCCTATCCAGAAACCTGCCCTCACTCCAACTGGCCCTCCTATCCTGAGGAAGAGAGAGTCCAAGCCCAAAGACGCATCTCCAATGACTGCTCAAACATCGCAACTTCAAGATACGAGCACTACCAGCCCAGCATCCAGCACCAAACCCAAAGATG ATCCTAGTCTGAAAACCACAGCCAGCACTAACTCTGCTGCCGAAGCTGCTAAGATCCTGGCAGAGAACCGGCGGCTGGTTCGTGAGCAGAAGGAGAAAGATGAACAGCTCAGattacagagagaggaagaggagaa GGTGagaaaagaggaggaaaagCGTCTGGCtgaggaggagagagtgaggcgtctggaggaggagaaggttcaagcagaggagaaaaagaaggaagaggaggagaacgCTCGTAAagcagaagaggagagaaagagactggaGCTGGAGGAGCAACAGAAACGAGCCGAGTTACAGAAAGAG CGAGAGGAGGCAGAAGCAAAGGCTCTGGAGGAGGCAGAGAAGCAACGACAGGAGAGAGAGCGCATCATGCAGCAAAACCAGCAAGAGCGCATGGAGAGGAAGAAG AGAATTGAGGAAATTATGAAGAGAACCAGAAAAATGGACCAAAATGATGATaag GGTAACGATGAGGGAGGCATTCTAGACGAGAACGGTGACGGTGACGATGACCAGCTAAACTGTGAAAAGG AGGACCAATCTGTGCCTTCCATGCAAAACATGGTCATTGACCAGTCTGTTGTCCAGGAGAAAGGCATGACTTTAGAAGAAGGTCATCTGGAATCAGAGCCACTTAACAACATGAAAGAACACTGCATAGTGAATGACAAAGTAAACAACAACGATCTCAGTGCAGCACAGCCCACAGCCGTCAG TAATTCTCACCCACAGACACATCTGATGGAGGGCTCAGAGTTTGTGAACGAGGACTGTAAGAATGGGGTGAATGGGAAAGAAGGCTCCTGGAGCTTTGAAGAGTTCATTGATCTGGGAGTTCACACTAAAGTCCGGCCCGATTCCTGTAATCAGGGTCTAATAGATTGTGGTGTGGGACCTGATGGGCCCAGAGTGGCCTTCGATGACAAGTCGGCCCCTGGGAACACCCTCCGTCCTGTTCAACCCATTGAAGCCCTTTCTG AGATTTGA
- the map7d3 gene encoding ensconsin isoform X7 gives MAEGTTSLKGLRAQMAAAAQAQAEERRSLAVTSPAPVTDSATKSHTKPVIDGAALRIDDKLRVAKERREEQEKQQAARGSQILERERKAKLQVEKQMEEKHRKLEEQRRKEEQRRAAVEEKRKQKQEEEKEHYAAVMRRTMERSHRVEQRQKRWSWSGLSDSDNRNGESDSGPNSSPVTIVISPASPVSKPTRSATPQDKRSSSTTNLKQSADSAISKRLSSSSATLPSTPDKSAKRRSSSLNRLPSNVPRVSKEAHKQPQVEKTDPVLKKRSSSLSRVGNRAPPTGKPEKLAPSESESHLCPRSVSSTPLPSTRGPLRSRSIDRQKNTPSTTSASSESISNTAQKAEKDKSFTSPAAKRPPSPTTVPSRHRSPSPSPVSGPRRAPSPGAAKQSPRYRPPSPSGVKQRPPSPQPTSKPPPIQKPALTPTGPPILRKRESKPKDASPMTAQTSQLQDTSTTSPASSTKPKDDPSLKTTASTNSAAEAAKILAENRRLVREQKEKDEQLRLQREEEEKVRKEEEKRLAEEERVRRLEEEKVQAEEKKKEEEENARKAEEERKRLELEEQQKRAELQKEREEAEAKALEEAEKQRQERERIMQQNQQERMERKKRIEEIMKRTRKMDQNDDKGNDEGGILDENGDGDDDQLNCEKEDQSVPSMQNMVIDQSVVQEKGMTLEEGHLESEPLNNMKEHCIVNDKVNNNDLSAAQPTAVSNSHPQTHLMEGSEFVNEDCKNGVNGKEGSWSFEEFIDLGVHTKVRPDSCNQGLIDCGVGPDGPRVAFDDKSAPGNTLRPVQPIEALSEI, from the exons CTGCAGCTGCGCAGGCACAGGCCGAAGAGCGGCGGAGCCTGGCCGTGACCAGCCCAGCACCAGTTACAGACAGTGCTACAAAGAGCCATACCAAACCAG TCATTGACGGCGCAGCACTTAGAATCGATGACAAACTCCGAGTAGccaaagaaaggagagaagaacaagaaaagcaGCAAG CGGCACGTGGGTCTCAGATTCTAGAGCGGGAACGTAAGGCCAAGCTTCAGGTTGAGAAGCAGATGGAGGAGAAACATAGAAAGCTAGAGGAGCAACGCAGGAAAGAGGAGCAGAGAAGAGCTGCTGTGGAGGAAAAGAGGAAACagaagcaggaggaggagaag GAGCACTATGCGGCAGTGATGCGGCGCACTATGGAGCGCAGTCACAGAGTGGAGCAGAGGCAGAAGAGATGGTCATGGAGTGGTCTGTCTGACTCTGACAACAGAAATG GTGAGAGCGACAGTGGCCCCAACTCCTCCCCAGTCACTATAGTAATCTCCCCAGCCTCTCCGGTCTCCAAGCCTACCAGAAGCGCCACACCACAAG ACAAGCGTTCTTCCTCTACTACAAACCTCAAACAGTCTGCCGACTCCGCTATCAGCAAGCGCCTCTCCTCTTCATCCGCCACCCTCCCCAGCACTCCTGACAAAA GTGCAAAGCGGAGGAGTTCATCTTTGAACCGGTTGCCTAGCAATGTCCCTCGGGTTTCTAAGGAAGCGCATAAACAGCCTCAGGTGGAAAAGACAG ATCCTGTCCTGAAGAAACGGAGCTCCTCCCTTTCCCGTGTAGGGAATAGAGCTCCACCCACTGGCAAACCAGAGAAACTCGCACCCAGTGAATCAG AGTCTCACCTGTGTCCTCGATCAGTGTCCTCCACACCGCTGCCTTCCACCCGTGGCCCCCTGCGAAGTCGCAGCATTGATCGCCAAAAGAACACCCCTAGCACTACCTCTGCTTCTTCTGAATCCATCTCGAACACGGCTCAG AAAGCTGAAAAGGACAAGTCCTTCACTTCACCTGCAGCAAAACGTCCTCCTTCCCCTACCACTGTTCCTAGCCGCCATCGCTCTCCCTCACCAAGCCCTGTCAGTGGTCCCAGGAGAGCACCATCACCTGGAGCAGCCAA GCAAAGCCCTCGTTATCGTCCACCTTCCCCTAGTGGAGTGAAGCAGAGGCCTCCATCCCCTCAGCCCACTTCCAAACCTCCCCCTATCCAGAAACCTGCCCTCACTCCAACTGGCCCTCCTATCCTGAGGAAGAGAGAGTCCAAGCCCAAAGACGCATCTCCAATGACTGCTCAAACATCGCAACTTCAAGATACGAGCACTACCAGCCCAGCATCCAGCACCAAACCCAAAGATG ATCCTAGTCTGAAAACCACAGCCAGCACTAACTCTGCTGCCGAAGCTGCTAAGATCCTGGCAGAGAACCGGCGGCTGGTTCGTGAGCAGAAGGAGAAAGATGAACAGCTCAGattacagagagaggaagaggagaa GGTGagaaaagaggaggaaaagCGTCTGGCtgaggaggagagagtgaggcgtctggaggaggagaaggttcaagcagaggagaaaaagaaggaagaggaggagaacgCTCGTAAagcagaagaggagagaaagagactggaGCTGGAGGAGCAACAGAAACGAGCCGAGTTACAGAAAGAG CGAGAGGAGGCAGAAGCAAAGGCTCTGGAGGAGGCAGAGAAGCAACGACAGGAGAGAGAGCGCATCATGCAGCAAAACCAGCAAGAGCGCATGGAGAGGAAGAAG AGAATTGAGGAAATTATGAAGAGAACCAGAAAAATGGACCAAAATGATGATaag GGTAACGATGAGGGAGGCATTCTAGACGAGAACGGTGACGGTGACGATGACCAGCTAAACTGTGAAAAGG AGGACCAATCTGTGCCTTCCATGCAAAACATGGTCATTGACCAGTCTGTTGTCCAGGAGAAAGGCATGACTTTAGAAGAAGGTCATCTGGAATCAGAGCCACTTAACAACATGAAAGAACACTGCATAGTGAATGACAAAGTAAACAACAACGATCTCAGTGCAGCACAGCCCACAGCCGTCAG TAATTCTCACCCACAGACACATCTGATGGAGGGCTCAGAGTTTGTGAACGAGGACTGTAAGAATGGGGTGAATGGGAAAGAAGGCTCCTGGAGCTTTGAAGAGTTCATTGATCTGGGAGTTCACACTAAAGTCCGGCCCGATTCCTGTAATCAGGGTCTAATAGATTGTGGTGTGGGACCTGATGGGCCCAGAGTGGCCTTCGATGACAAGTCGGCCCCTGGGAACACCCTCCGTCCTGTTCAACCCATTGAAGCCCTTTCTG AGATTTGA
- the map7d3 gene encoding ensconsin isoform X12, with product MAEGTTSLKGLRAQMAAAAQAQAEERRSLAVTSPAPVTDSATKSHTKPVIDGAALRIDDKLRVAKERREEQEKQQAARGSQILERERKAKLQVEKQMEEKHRKLEEQRRKEEQRRAAVEEKRKQKQEEEKEHYAAVMRRTMERSHRVEQRQKRWSWSGLSDSDNRNDKRSSSTTNLKQSADSAISKRLSSSSATLPSTPDKTQRPLAYMDSSVLSRLLTPTQASLARSKSAAALSANGTDETESHLCPRSVSSTPLPSTRGPLRSRSIDRQKNTPSTTSASSESISNTAQKAEKDKSFTSPAAKRPPSPTTVPSRHRSPSPSPVSGPRRAPSPGAAKQSPRYRPPSPSGVKQRPPSPQPTSKPPPIQKPALTPTGPPILRKRESKPKDASPMTAQTSQLQDTSTTSPASSTKPKDDPSLKTTASTNSAAEAAKILAENRRLVREQKEKDEQLRLQREEEEKVRKEEEKRLAEEERVRRLEEEKVQAEEKKKEEEENARKAEEERKRLELEEQQKRAELQKEREEAEAKALEEAEKQRQERERIMQQNQQERMERKKRIEEIMKRTRKMDQNDDKGNDEGGILDENGDGDDDQLNCEKEDQSVPSMQNMVIDQSVVQEKGMTLEEGHLESEPLNNMKEHCIVNDKVNNNDLSAAQPTAVSNSHPQTHLMEGSEFVNEDCKNGVNGKEGSWSFEEFIDLGVHTKVRPDSCNQGLIDCGVGPDGPRVAFDDKSAPGNTLRPVQPIEALSEI from the exons CTGCAGCTGCGCAGGCACAGGCCGAAGAGCGGCGGAGCCTGGCCGTGACCAGCCCAGCACCAGTTACAGACAGTGCTACAAAGAGCCATACCAAACCAG TCATTGACGGCGCAGCACTTAGAATCGATGACAAACTCCGAGTAGccaaagaaaggagagaagaacaagaaaagcaGCAAG CGGCACGTGGGTCTCAGATTCTAGAGCGGGAACGTAAGGCCAAGCTTCAGGTTGAGAAGCAGATGGAGGAGAAACATAGAAAGCTAGAGGAGCAACGCAGGAAAGAGGAGCAGAGAAGAGCTGCTGTGGAGGAAAAGAGGAAACagaagcaggaggaggagaag GAGCACTATGCGGCAGTGATGCGGCGCACTATGGAGCGCAGTCACAGAGTGGAGCAGAGGCAGAAGAGATGGTCATGGAGTGGTCTGTCTGACTCTGACAACAGAAATG ACAAGCGTTCTTCCTCTACTACAAACCTCAAACAGTCTGCCGACTCCGCTATCAGCAAGCGCCTCTCCTCTTCATCCGCCACCCTCCCCAGCACTCCTGACAAAA cCCAGCGCCCGTTGGCCTACATGGACAGCAGTGTCCTCAGTCGTCTCCTCACCCCTACCCAGGCCTCTCTAGCTAGGAGCAAGAGTGCAGCAGCCCTTTCAGCGAATGGAACGGATGAGACAG AGTCTCACCTGTGTCCTCGATCAGTGTCCTCCACACCGCTGCCTTCCACCCGTGGCCCCCTGCGAAGTCGCAGCATTGATCGCCAAAAGAACACCCCTAGCACTACCTCTGCTTCTTCTGAATCCATCTCGAACACGGCTCAG AAAGCTGAAAAGGACAAGTCCTTCACTTCACCTGCAGCAAAACGTCCTCCTTCCCCTACCACTGTTCCTAGCCGCCATCGCTCTCCCTCACCAAGCCCTGTCAGTGGTCCCAGGAGAGCACCATCACCTGGAGCAGCCAA GCAAAGCCCTCGTTATCGTCCACCTTCCCCTAGTGGAGTGAAGCAGAGGCCTCCATCCCCTCAGCCCACTTCCAAACCTCCCCCTATCCAGAAACCTGCCCTCACTCCAACTGGCCCTCCTATCCTGAGGAAGAGAGAGTCCAAGCCCAAAGACGCATCTCCAATGACTGCTCAAACATCGCAACTTCAAGATACGAGCACTACCAGCCCAGCATCCAGCACCAAACCCAAAGATG ATCCTAGTCTGAAAACCACAGCCAGCACTAACTCTGCTGCCGAAGCTGCTAAGATCCTGGCAGAGAACCGGCGGCTGGTTCGTGAGCAGAAGGAGAAAGATGAACAGCTCAGattacagagagaggaagaggagaa GGTGagaaaagaggaggaaaagCGTCTGGCtgaggaggagagagtgaggcgtctggaggaggagaaggttcaagcagaggagaaaaagaaggaagaggaggagaacgCTCGTAAagcagaagaggagagaaagagactggaGCTGGAGGAGCAACAGAAACGAGCCGAGTTACAGAAAGAG CGAGAGGAGGCAGAAGCAAAGGCTCTGGAGGAGGCAGAGAAGCAACGACAGGAGAGAGAGCGCATCATGCAGCAAAACCAGCAAGAGCGCATGGAGAGGAAGAAG AGAATTGAGGAAATTATGAAGAGAACCAGAAAAATGGACCAAAATGATGATaag GGTAACGATGAGGGAGGCATTCTAGACGAGAACGGTGACGGTGACGATGACCAGCTAAACTGTGAAAAGG AGGACCAATCTGTGCCTTCCATGCAAAACATGGTCATTGACCAGTCTGTTGTCCAGGAGAAAGGCATGACTTTAGAAGAAGGTCATCTGGAATCAGAGCCACTTAACAACATGAAAGAACACTGCATAGTGAATGACAAAGTAAACAACAACGATCTCAGTGCAGCACAGCCCACAGCCGTCAG TAATTCTCACCCACAGACACATCTGATGGAGGGCTCAGAGTTTGTGAACGAGGACTGTAAGAATGGGGTGAATGGGAAAGAAGGCTCCTGGAGCTTTGAAGAGTTCATTGATCTGGGAGTTCACACTAAAGTCCGGCCCGATTCCTGTAATCAGGGTCTAATAGATTGTGGTGTGGGACCTGATGGGCCCAGAGTGGCCTTCGATGACAAGTCGGCCCCTGGGAACACCCTCCGTCCTGTTCAACCCATTGAAGCCCTTTCTG AGATTTGA